GAGAGGATCAGGTCGTAGGCCGTCACCGTGTCCAGATCCGGCAGGCCCCGCAGGCCGGAGAGGGCATCGGCCAGCACCGGCCAGCCGCTGCGCCGCTGCCAGCGCCGCAGGGCCTCCACGTGGGCCGGCCAGGCCGTCGGGGCCCCCCGCCAGGGGCCGGCCACCACGACACCGGGCCGGCCCGGATCCATGGCCGTGGTGACGCTGGCCTCGGAAACGGGGCACGCCGGGCGGTCGGCGCCGGTGGCCCGGGCCCCCGACGCCGGGGGCGGCGGCGGCCCAGCGGCCAGGGCGGCGGCCAGGCGGCTCAGATCCGCGCCGCCGGCATGCAGGGGTTCGTCGAAGGGCAGGTTGAGGTGCACCGGCCCGGCGGAGCGGCCGGCCCCATCCCCCTGGGCGGCGGCCAGGGCCTGGCGGGCCAGGTCGTCCAGCTCCGCAGGGGCCATGGCGGCCAGCCCCTCCGGGTCGCCGGCGCCCAGCCAGCGGCAGCTGCCGGCCAGGAACACCTCCTGGTTGACGCTCTGGTTCGCCCCGCATCCCTTGAGCCACGCCGGTCGGTCGGCCGTGAGCAGCAGCAGGGGAACCGAGCCGAAGTCGGCCTCCACGGCGGCGGGCAGCAGGTTGGCCACCGCCGTTCCCGAGGTGGTGATCACGGCCGCCGGCTGGCCGCTGGCCCGGCCCAGGCCCAGGGCGAAGAAGGCGGCGGAGCGCTCGTCGATGGCGGTATGCAGCCGCAGGCCCCCGGGCTCCAGCAGGGCGGCTGCCACCGCCAGGGGGGCCGACCGGCTGCCGGGGCAGAGCACCCCATGGGTCAGGCCGCCCCGGCGCAGCGCCCCCAGCAGCGTCAGGGCCGCCCGCACATTGGCCAGCGATGTCGGGGACCCGGCCAAGGGGGGCACTCCGGTGTTCAGGATGGGGGGATCATCCTCACGGACGGATCCCATGGGCAGCGGCCCCGCCACGCCCACCGCCATGCCCACGCCCACCCCCACGCCGCCGCCGTCGACCCCTCCGGGTGGCGCCAGGGTCCTCGGGCAGCAGCTGTTCCGCCTGCTGCTGTGGGTGCTGGTGGCCCTGCTGCTGCGCTGGACGGTGGTGGAGCCCCGTTGGATCCCGTCGGGCTCGATGCTGCCCACCCTGCAGCTCCAGGACCGGGTCCTGGTGGAGAAGCTCAGCCCCCGCTTCGGGACGGGGGTGAAGCCTGGCCGCATCGTCGTCTTCCATCCGCCGGACGCCCTGCAACAGGCGGGCTATGACCCCGGCGCGGCCCTGATCAAGCGGGTGGTGGCGGTGGCCGGCGATCGGGTGGAGGTGAAGGGCGGCCGTCTCTGGCGCAATGGCTCCCCCGTCGAGCCGGACTGGGCCCGTGAACCGATGGCCTACGACCTGGGGCCCCTGGTGGTTCCGCCTGGGCAGGTGCTGGTGCTCGGGGACAACCGCAATGCCAGCCTGGATTCGCACCTCTGGGGCCCCTTGCCGGAGAGCGACCTGATCGGCACCGCCATCTGGCGCTACTGGCCCCTGGCCCGGTTCGGACCGGTTGGGTTCTCCCCTCCCCACGGGGGAGAGGGCACCTGAAAGACTGCGTTAGGGTGCGTGTCGTGTTGCAGAGCACACCGGAGGGGAAATGTTCAACCCGGAGTTCCTGACCGCCGACAACGAGGCGATCAGCGACAATTCGCTGATTCAGTACCTGCAGGAACAGTCCCCGGACGTTCTCCAGAGGGTGGCGCGCTCGGCCACCGGTGACATCCAGGACATCATCCGCCACAACGTCCAGGGCCTGCTGGGCATGCTCCCCGGTGAGCAGTTCGAGGTCAAGATCCAGGCCAGCCGCGACAACCTCGCCGGCCTGCTGGCCTCGGCGATGATGACCGGTTACTTCCTGCGCCAGATGGAGCAGCGCATGGAGCTGGAGACGGCCATGCTCGGCAGCGGCGGTTTCGAGGGGGGCCTCGACGATGACCCCGGCGAACTGGAGCTCTAGGCCTCAGCCCTCCCCCTCCCCTTCCCCCGGCACCAGCCCCAGCCCCACCAGGGTGCGGTCGATACCGGCCAGGGTCTTCCAGGCTCCCTGATCCGGGGCCCACTCTTCTGTTTCGATCCGATCCGCCAGGGCCGCCAGCTCCTGGGCCGAGGTGGCCACGGGGGCATCGTGGTGGGCCGGCACCACCCAGCGCAGGTCCTTCAGGCCCGCCAGAACCCGGATCCAGGCCACCAGGGCGGCCCGCTGACGGGGGAACACCAGCCGCTCCAGCACCGCCGCCACCTGCAGGGTGCTGCGGCCCCCCGGAGCCAGGGCTTCGAAGTCGTCCTGCCAGCCGGGCTGCCAGCGGAAGGGGTAGAAGCCGAAGTGGGCCCGGGCCCCGCGGCAGCCCGGTGCGAGGCAATGGCGCAGCACCTCCCCCAGGGGGGGCACCACCAGGGGCCTGGGGCGCAGGTAGGTGGCGAACAGCACCAGCCGCCACCAGCCCCGACGCCGCCGTTGCGGATCATCACGCAGGGGTTCGTCACCGCGCTCGCGGGCATGGAACAGCAACGGCGTGGGATCGAGATCAAACACCGCCGGCGGTTCCGGCGGGATCGCCACCAGGGCATCGGTGAGCAGCAGGCTGCCGCTGGCCCGGTCGAAGCAGGCGATCTCCAGGAAGGTGCCGAGCCCCAGATCCAGGGGGCCCAGGGGCAGCCAGTCGAGCTGGTCGCCGTGGGGCACCCCCTCGCTCAGCAGCACCCGGGTGCGCCGGGCGGGGAACCCCAGCCAGGCGGGCGGCAGCGGCAGGGGAAAACTCCACTGCTTCGGCGCCACCCACACCTGGGCGTTCGGGAAGGCCCGGGCCATGGCCGGCACCGGCAGCTTGTGCTCCAGCCCCGACGCGGTGGGCAGCACGATGGTGCACACCGGTCCGTGGCGCTCCTCCAGGTCCCGCAGGCGGGCGCGCACCTCGGCGGTGGGGGCCACCGGGGCATAGAGCAGCAGCCCCTCCCGCACCCGCAGCACCACCATGCGGATCGGCACCGCCACGTACCAGACCCCCTGCAGCTGCTCGAAGCTCCAGAGGCGCCCGGCGATCAGCTCCCGCACCAGGGTGCGGCGGCGGCCGTAGGGGTAGAGGGGCAGCAAGGGCCACCAGGGCCAGCGCTGGTCCGCAGCCGGGACCGTGGCAGCGTCGGTGGCTGGCTCGCTCACGCGGAGGGGAAACGGGAGGCCCGCGGCGAACGGCGCCGCTGGGCCAGCAGGCCATGGCGCGGCGCCAGCAGAAAGCAGAGCAGGAACAGCAGCGTCTGCACCAGCACGATGCAGCCGGCGGTGGAGGCATCCATCCAGTAGCTCCAGTAGATCCCGGCCACGCTGGAGATCACCGCCGACAGGATCGAGAGCCACACCATGCGGTCGAAGCGATCGGTGAGCAGGTAGGCCGTGGCCCCCGGCGTGACCAGCATCGCCACCACCAGGATGATCCCCACCGTCTGCAGGCCGGCCACCGCCGCCAGCGACAGCATCGACAGCAGCAGGTAGTGCAGCACGCCGGTGTGGAGGCCGATCGAGCGGGCGTGGGTGGGATCGAAGCAGAACAGGATCAGGTCCTTGCGCAGCACCAGCAGCACGGTGAGCACCAGCACGCTGATCACCACCGTCTGGAGGATGTCGGAGGAGCTGATGCCCAGCACGTTGCCGAACAGGATGTGGGAGAGGTCGATGCTGCTGCGCACCTTGGAGATCAGCGTCAGGCCGAGGGCGAAGAAGCCGGTGAACACCAGCCCGATCACCGTGTCCTCCTTGATCCGGGTCATCTGCTTGATGTAGCCGATCAGGGCCACCGAGCCGACGCCGAACACGAAAGCCCCCACCGCGAAGGGCAGGTTCAGGGCGTAGGCGATCACCACGCCCGGCATCACCGCATGGGACACCGCATCACCCATCAGGGCCCAGCCCTTGAGCGTCATGTAGCAGGAGAGCAGGCCGCAGACGCACGACACCAGCATGCTGACCAGCAGGGCCCGCACCATGAACTCCTGCTGGAGCGGTTCGATCAGCCAGGTGAGCACGGCCGTCATGGTGCCTGGTGCGGGTCGAAGTCGACGGCCGGCTCGCCCTCCAGCCGCAGGCCGCCGAAGGTGAGGGCCAGGTTCTCGCTGGTGAACACCGAGGAGGTCTCGCCGTAGGCGAGCACGGTCTTGTTGATCAGCACCACCTGGTCGCAGAAGCTGGTGACGTGGGCCAGGTCGTGGGTGGAGATCATCAGGGTGCGCCCCTCGCGGCGGAACTGCTCGAACAGCTCGATCATCAGTTTCTCGGTGCGGATGTCGACGCCGTTGAACGGCTCATCCAGCAGCATCACCGAGGCGCCCTGGGCCAGGGCCCGCGCCAGGAAGGCCCGCTTGCGCTGGCCGCCGGAGAGGGCGCCGATCTGGCGGTGGCGCAGCGGCCAGAGGTCGACCCGCTCCAGCGCCTCCCGCACCGCCTCCCGGTCGACCGGACGGGGGATGCGCAGCAGATTCATGCTGCCGTAGCGGCCCATCATCACCACCTCCTGGACGTTGACCGGAAAGTTCCAGTCGACGCTCTCGGTCTGGGGGACGTAGGCCACGGCCCGGGCCCGGCGCGCCTGCCGCAGGGGCAGGCCATTGATGGCGATGCTGCCGGCCGAGGGGCGCACGAAGCCCATCAGGGCCTTGAACAGGGTGGATTTACCGGCCCCATTCATCCCCACCAGGGCACAGATGGTGCCGGCATCGAGATGCAGGGAGGCCTCATGGACGGCCACCACCCCGTGGTAATCGACGCAGAGGTTGAGGACGGCGATGCGCTCGCTGCCGGCGAAGGGGGTGGGGCGAGAGGGCATCGGTTCAGCTCCCCGCCAGACCCGCTTGCAGGGTCTCCACGTTATGACGCTGCAGCTCCAGGAGATTGGGGGCCGGGCCGTCAGGCAGGGAGAGCGAATCCACGTGGAACACGCCGCCGAAGCGGGCCCCCGACTGCTTCGCCACCTGCTTCTGGGGCTCGGCGCTGACCGTGCTCTCGCAGAACACCGCCGGCACCCGGCGCTCCTTCACCAGGGCGATCAGGCGGGCCATGCGCTGGGGGGTGACCTGGGATTCGGCGTTCACCGGCCACAGGTAGGCCTCGGTGAGGCCGTAGTCGCGGGCGAGATAGGAGAAGGCCCCCTCGCAGGTGGCCAGCACCCGCTGGGCGGGGGGGATCCGGGCCAGGGAGGTCCGCAGTTCCCTGTCGAGGGCGTCCAGTTCGGCGCTGTAGCGCTCAGCGTTGCGCTGGAAGGTGGCGGCCCCGGCGGGGTCGAGCCGGGTGAGGGCGCGGCGGATGTTCTTCACATAGACCTTGGCTAGCCGAGGGGACATCCAGGCGTGGGGGTTGGGCTTGCCCTGGTAGGCGTCGCCGGCGATCGGCAGGGGTGTGATGCCCTCGGTGAGGGTCACGTGGGGCACGTCGGGAAGGCCGGCGTAGAAGCGCTGGGCCCAGCGCTCCAGCCCGAAGCCGTTCTCCAGCACCATCTGGGCCCCCGAGGCCCGCTTCAGGTCGCTGGGGGTGGGCTCGTAGCCGTGGATCTCGGCTCCCAGCCGGGTGATCGATTCCACCCGCACCCGCTCTCCCGCCACCTGGCGGGCCATGTCCGCCAGGATCGTGAACGTGGTGAGCACCAGGGGTCGTTCGTCCCGGACCCCGGCGCTCTCGCTGGCCCCCGGGGCCGCCCCCGTCATCGACGGTGCGGGGGACGTGCCGCCGCTCTGGGGCCCGGGGG
This genomic stretch from Cyanobium gracile PCC 6307 harbors:
- a CDS encoding DUF760 domain-containing protein, producing the protein MFNPEFLTADNEAISDNSLIQYLQEQSPDVLQRVARSATGDIQDIIRHNVQGLLGMLPGEQFEVKIQASRDNLAGLLASAMMTGYFLRQMEQRMELETAMLGSGGFEGGLDDDPGELEL
- a CDS encoding metal ABC transporter permease, with protein sequence MTAVLTWLIEPLQQEFMVRALLVSMLVSCVCGLLSCYMTLKGWALMGDAVSHAVMPGVVIAYALNLPFAVGAFVFGVGSVALIGYIKQMTRIKEDTVIGLVFTGFFALGLTLISKVRSSIDLSHILFGNVLGISSSDILQTVVISVLVLTVLLVLRKDLILFCFDPTHARSIGLHTGVLHYLLLSMLSLAAVAGLQTVGIILVVAMLVTPGATAYLLTDRFDRMVWLSILSAVISSVAGIYWSYWMDASTAGCIVLVQTLLFLLCFLLAPRHGLLAQRRRSPRASRFPSA
- a CDS encoding DUF4336 domain-containing protein, whose protein sequence is MSEPATDAATVPAADQRWPWWPLLPLYPYGRRRTLVRELIAGRLWSFEQLQGVWYVAVPIRMVVLRVREGLLLYAPVAPTAEVRARLRDLEERHGPVCTIVLPTASGLEHKLPVPAMARAFPNAQVWVAPKQWSFPLPLPPAWLGFPARRTRVLLSEGVPHGDQLDWLPLGPLDLGLGTFLEIACFDRASGSLLLTDALVAIPPEPPAVFDLDPTPLLFHARERGDEPLRDDPQRRRRGWWRLVLFATYLRPRPLVVPPLGEVLRHCLAPGCRGARAHFGFYPFRWQPGWQDDFEALAPGGRSTLQVAAVLERLVFPRQRAALVAWIRVLAGLKDLRWVVPAHHDAPVATSAQELAALADRIETEEWAPDQGAWKTLAGIDRTLVGLGLVPGEGEGEG
- the lepB gene encoding signal peptidase I, whose translation is MPTPTPTPPPSTPPGGARVLGQQLFRLLLWVLVALLLRWTVVEPRWIPSGSMLPTLQLQDRVLVEKLSPRFGTGVKPGRIVVFHPPDALQQAGYDPGAALIKRVVAVAGDRVEVKGGRLWRNGSPVEPDWAREPMAYDLGPLVVPPGQVLVLGDNRNASLDSHLWGPLPESDLIGTAIWRYWPLARFGPVGFSPPHGGEGT
- a CDS encoding metal ABC transporter substrate-binding protein; translated protein: MPQHRRDGQGHAEVPRHPLKQAVVAAALMVPLLGAGCTPGPQSGGTSPAPSMTGAAPGASESAGVRDERPLVLTTFTILADMARQVAGERVRVESITRLGAEIHGYEPTPSDLKRASGAQMVLENGFGLERWAQRFYAGLPDVPHVTLTEGITPLPIAGDAYQGKPNPHAWMSPRLAKVYVKNIRRALTRLDPAGAATFQRNAERYSAELDALDRELRTSLARIPPAQRVLATCEGAFSYLARDYGLTEAYLWPVNAESQVTPQRMARLIALVKERRVPAVFCESTVSAEPQKQVAKQSGARFGGVFHVDSLSLPDGPAPNLLELQRHNVETLQAGLAGS
- a CDS encoding metal ABC transporter ATP-binding protein, producing MPSRPTPFAGSERIAVLNLCVDYHGVVAVHEASLHLDAGTICALVGMNGAGKSTLFKALMGFVRPSAGSIAINGLPLRQARRARAVAYVPQTESVDWNFPVNVQEVVMMGRYGSMNLLRIPRPVDREAVREALERVDLWPLRHRQIGALSGGQRKRAFLARALAQGASVMLLDEPFNGVDIRTEKLMIELFEQFRREGRTLMISTHDLAHVTSFCDQVVLINKTVLAYGETSSVFTSENLALTFGGLRLEGEPAVDFDPHQAP